In a genomic window of Glycine max cultivar Williams 82 chromosome 13, Glycine_max_v4.0, whole genome shotgun sequence:
- the LOC100790081 gene encoding aspartic proteinase CDR1 produces MKTISPSTLALVLFYLCNIFYLEAFNGGFSVEMIHRDSSRSPFFRPTETQFQRVANAVHRSVNRANHFHKAHKAAKATITQNDGEYLISYSVGIPPFQLYGIIDTGSDMIWLQCKPCEKCYNQTTRIFDPSKSNTYKILPFSSTTCQSVEDTSCSSDNRKMCEYTIYYGDGSYSQGDLSVETLTLGSTNGSSVKFRRTVIGCGRNNTVSFEGKSSGIVGLGNGPVSLINQLRRRSSSIGRKFSYCLASMSNISSKLNFGDAAVVSGDGTVSTPIVTHDPKVFYYLTLEAFSVGNNRIEFTSSSFRFGEKGNIIIDSGTTLTLLPNDIYSKLESAVADLVELDRVKDPLKQLSLCYRSTFDELNAPVIMAHFSGADVKLNAVNTFIEVEQGVTCLAFISSKIGPIFGNMAQQNFLVGYDLQKKIVSFKPTDCSKQ; encoded by the coding sequence ATGAAAACAATATCACCTTCAACTCTTGCTCTAGTTTTATTCTATCTTTGCAACATCTTTTACTTAGAGGCTTTCAATGGTGGCTTTAGTGTGGAGATGATCCACCGTGACTCATCAAGATCACCATTCTTTCGTCCCACAGAAACTCAATTCCAACGAGTTGCTAATGCCGTCCATCGTTCCGTCAATCGTGCCAATCATTTCCACAAAGCTCATAAGGCCGCTAAGGCCACTATAACACAAAATGATGGTGAATATCTAATCAGCTATTCAGTTGGAATCCCTCCGTTTCAACTTTATGGTATTATTGATACAGGTAGTGACATGATTTGGTTGCAGTGTAAACCTTGTGAAAAATGTTACAACCAAACCACTCGTATATTTGATCCTTCAAAATCTAACACATACAAAATCCTTCCCTTTTCTTCTACTACATGTCAATCTGTTGAAGATACCTCTTGTTCCTCTGATAATAGGAAAATGTGTGAATATACTATTTACTATGGGGATGGATCATACTCACAAGGAGACCTTAGTGTGGAAACCCTAACTTTAGGCTCCACCAATGGCTCTTCTGTCAAATTTCGTAGAACCGTGATAGGTTGTGGACGTAACAATACTGTCTCCTTTGAAGGCAAAAGCTCGGGCATAGTTGGCCTAGGAAATGGACCTGTGTCGCTAATAAATCAATTGAGACGTCGTTCTTCTTCAATAGGTAGAAAGTTTTCCTATTGTTTGGCTTCAATGTCTAACATATCTAGCAAACTCAATTTTGGAGATGCTGCAGTGGTTTCTGGGGATGGGACTGTCTCAACTCCAATAGTCACACATGACCCAAAAGTATTTTACTACCTAACCTTGGAAGCATTCAGTGTGGGAAACAATAGAATAGAGTTTACAAGCTCCTCATTTAGATTTGGTGAAAAGGGAAATATCATAATTGACTCAGGTACAACACTCACTCTTTTGCCAAATGATATTTACTCAAAGTTGGAATCAGCAGTAGCAGATCTGGTTGAATTAGACCGTGTTAAGGATCCACTTAAACAGTTGAGCCTTTGCTACAGAAGTACTTTTGATGAACTAAATGCACCAGTGATCATGGCACATTTTAGTGGTGCAGATGTCAAGTTAAATGCTGTCAACACCTTTATCGAAGTGGAACAAGGGGTAACATGCTTGGCTTTCATTTCTAGTAAAATTGGTCCCATCTTTGGGAACATGGCTCAGCAAAACTTCTTGGTTGGCTATGATCTTCAAAAGAAAATTGTCTCCTTTAAGCCCACAGATTGCAGCAAGCAGTGA